A window of the Lactuca sativa cultivar Salinas chromosome 7, Lsat_Salinas_v11, whole genome shotgun sequence genome harbors these coding sequences:
- the LOC111883786 gene encoding proline-rich receptor-like protein kinase PERK8, with product MAKRPKEPMSSSSNEEEQSVVKEEEVQHEVPPRGNTPPRSPTPEVQVHVPTPPPSPKQTTIPISSAPIPPPVTSQPTTVPLPPPIFSSATTTTTTGPSMSVNISYTGEHTVGIDTPVTTKPLSPSPLTNSKPILGGEHFDFDSTYYSGYRIPSEDDDDASVTKLHLKDIHGKLDNLLGS from the coding sequence ATGGCAAAGCGACCGAAGGAACCGATGTCTTCTTCTTCCAATGAAGAGGAGCAATCAGTTGTTAAGGAAGAGGAAGTTCAACATGAAGTCCCACCTAGGGGAAACACTCCTCCACGATCTCCAACTCCTGAGGTACAGGTTCATGTTCctactcctcctccttctccaaaACAAACCACTATACCAATCTCCAGTGCTCCCATTCCACCACCTGTCACTTCTCAACCTACTACTGTTCCACTACCACCACCCATCTTTTCTTCAgctacaacaaccacaacaactggTCCTTCGATGAGTGTCAACATATCTTATACGGGGGAACATACCGTTGGCATTGACACCCCTGTTACCACTAAACCTCTCTCACCATCACCTTTAACAAACTCTAAGCCTATTCTGGGAGGTgaacactttgattttgactcCACTTATTATAGTGGTTATCGCATTCCaagtgaagatgatgatgatgcttcGGTGACAAAGCTACATTTAAAAGATATTCATGGTAAGCTTGATAATTTGCTTGGTTCCTAA